The Dictyoglomus sp. genome includes a region encoding these proteins:
- the cas6 gene encoding CRISPR-associated endoribonuclease Cas6 yields the protein MRFKLIYEGDLLPIDYRNYFMKLIKDALNLSEEGKEYLDRLYHYEEDNIEKTNKAPKPFCFAIRFQHDKEEFKKEKNIFYLKSPVEFYISSLDINFLVILYNGLINKKLYPYKVGDGIISKIINITLLKEKIIKDNKAIFKTLSPILIEDKNKNPLLPIDSDGDILENTSEKFVYFLREFNYLIDSILKGIRGEGIKERIELRPIKIRKEVIKHRIREKNEEPCLYTFTCFSGVFELSGNPEDLDYLQKIGIGLRRAQGFGMVEVV from the coding sequence ATGAGATTTAAGCTCATTTATGAAGGGGACCTCCTTCCTATAGATTACAGAAACTATTTTATGAAGCTAATTAAAGATGCCCTTAATCTATCAGAAGAAGGTAAAGAATATTTAGATAGATTATACCATTATGAAGAAGACAATATAGAAAAGACGAATAAGGCTCCTAAACCCTTTTGCTTTGCAATAAGATTTCAACACGATAAAGAAGAGTTTAAAAAAGAAAAAAATATCTTCTATCTAAAAAGTCCAGTTGAATTTTACATATCCTCTTTAGATATTAATTTCCTTGTTATTCTTTATAATGGCTTGATAAATAAAAAACTTTATCCCTATAAAGTAGGAGATGGAATAATCTCTAAAATCATAAATATCACTCTTTTAAAAGAAAAAATAATAAAAGACAATAAAGCTATTTTTAAAACGCTTTCACCAATACTGATAGAAGATAAAAACAAAAATCCTTTATTACCCATTGATAGCGATGGAGATATTCTTGAAAATACTAGTGAAAAATTTGTTTATTTTTTAAGAGAGTTTAATTACTTAATAGATTCAATTTTAAAAGGCATTAGAGGAGAAGGAATAAAGGAGAGGATTGAATTGAGACCCATAAAAATAAGAAAAGAAGTAATAAAACACAGAATAAGAGAAAAAAATGAAGAACCTTGTCTATACACTTTTACTTGTTTCTCGGGAGTTTTTGAACTTTCTGGAAATCCTGAAGACTTGGACTATTTACAAAAAATTGGAATTGGATTACGAAGAGCTCAAGGATTTGGAATGGTGGAGGTGGTTTAG